In the genome of Thermosphaera aggregans DSM 11486, one region contains:
- a CDS encoding ABC transporter ATP-binding protein, producing MIKLREVSVTYRGNLVEALKNVTTVIPGNMVSCIMGPNASGKTTMLKAIAQLVDYKGRIEFDGKDAKEMVKTLRRILSYVSTIDVRGLLGVTVLDLLIYSRYPVSEKFLTTMKDIEESVKTAETLNIKHLLHRKVNELSSGELQRVLLASALVRRPEILLLDEPESHLDMRSKIWLSGFLKSISNDATIVLSTHDPYFASLTCDYLILLSQGRLVFSGPREHLLQNPEVLEEVYNTPFTAVKIGGYEVLISVPLES from the coding sequence TTGATCAAACTCAGAGAGGTTTCAGTGACATATAGGGGAAACCTCGTAGAGGCGTTGAAAAACGTAACCACTGTGATCCCTGGGAACATGGTGTCCTGTATCATGGGGCCAAACGCGTCCGGTAAAACAACCATGCTTAAAGCAATAGCCCAGTTGGTCGATTACAAGGGGAGGATCGAGTTCGACGGGAAAGATGCCAAGGAGATGGTTAAAACCCTCAGACGGATCCTTTCCTACGTGTCGACCATAGATGTAAGAGGGCTCCTAGGCGTAACGGTGCTAGACCTGCTTATCTACTCGCGGTACCCTGTATCCGAGAAATTCCTGACAACTATGAAAGATATTGAGGAATCGGTCAAAACCGCGGAAACCTTGAACATCAAGCACCTGCTGCATAGAAAGGTTAACGAGCTCAGTAGCGGGGAGCTTCAAAGAGTTCTCCTCGCATCAGCCCTTGTGAGGCGCCCAGAAATCCTCCTCCTCGACGAGCCGGAGAGCCATCTAGACATGCGTTCTAAAATCTGGCTGTCTGGATTCTTGAAAAGCATATCCAATGATGCGACTATAGTGTTGTCTACTCACGATCCCTACTTTGCCTCTTTGACATGCGATTACCTAATACTCTTATCCCAAGGCAGGCTGGTTTTCTCGGGTCCACGTGAACATCTGCTACAGAATCCGGAAGTCCTTGAAGAAGTCTATAATACCCCGTTCACTGCTGTTAAAATAGGGGGTTACGAGGTATTGATTTCGGTTCCATTAGAATCCTGA